The region ACGTAACAGTTTCTTTTCCACCGAGGGCACGGTTCCGGCTCGTGACAATACCGTTCAGCGATTCCGGCGGATGCAGGACCAAATGGCCCTCACGTTTCAGCGGTCCGTCGAGGATCTGAAACCGGTCGACGAGAACGGCAACTTTATCGCGATGGACAGCGGCGACACCGCCCGGCTCAAAAATGGGGTTGGCCTCGGTGGGTTCATCCCCGATACGCAGTTCACCTGGTACTGCGGGCAGGGATTCATTGGGTATCAGGCCGCCGCCCTGATCAGCCAGAACTGGTTGGTCAAGAAAGCCTGCGCGATGCCGGCCAAGGACGCGGTCCGCAACGGGTACGAGATCAGCGTCAACGACGGCACCGAGGTTGAAGCTGAGGTACTCGACTACATCCGCGAGCAAGACAAAAAGTTCGAGGTCCTCCGCAACTGCGTCGAGATGGTCGATCTGGGGCGCGTGTTCGGCATTCGCATCGCGCTCTTCCTGGTCGATTCCAACGATCTGGACTATTACACGAAACCATTCAACCCGGACGGGGTGAAACCGGGGAGCTACAAAGGGATCTCGCAAATCGACCCGTACTGGATCACCCCCGAACTCGGCGGGGAAGCGGCGGGCAACCCGGCGGCCCCAGACTTTTACGAACCGACGTGGTGGCGGGTCAACGGAAAGCGGGTCCACCGAACTCACCTGGTCATCTTCCGCAACGACAACCTGCCGGACATCTTGAAGCCTGCTTATTTGTACGGCGGTATCCCGGTCCCGCAAAAGATCGCGGAGCGGGTGTACGCGGCCGAGCGGACCGCGAACGAGGCCCCCATGCTGGCCATGACCAAGCGGCTGACCGTTCTCAAATGCGACATCACCCAGGCGGTCGCCAACCCGGAGGCGTTCAACGCCAGAATGACATTGTGGACGGAGTTGATGAACAACTTCGGGGTGAAGATCATCGGCGAGGCGGACGAGGTCCAGCAGTACGACACGGCGCTGGCCGACCTCGATGCCGCCATCATGACGCAATACCAGCTCGTGGCGGCCGCCGCGTCCGTCCCGGCGACCAAACTCCTCGGGACGAGTCCCAAGGGCTTCAACGCGACCGGCGAGTTCGAGGAATCGAGTTACCACGAGGAACTGGAAAGCATCCAGCAGCACGACCTCTCACCACTGGTGAACCGTCACCATTTGCTCCTGATCCGTTCGCACGTCGCCCCGAAGTTCAAGATCGCCGCATTTAATACGGAAGCGGTCTGGAAACCGGTCGATGCCTTAACTGCGGACGAGCAGGC is a window of Fimbriiglobus ruber DNA encoding:
- a CDS encoding DUF1073 domain-containing protein, yielding MQDQMALTFQRSVEDLKPVDENGNFIAMDSGDTARLKNGVGLGGFIPDTQFTWYCGQGFIGYQAAALISQNWLVKKACAMPAKDAVRNGYEISVNDGTEVEAEVLDYIREQDKKFEVLRNCVEMVDLGRVFGIRIALFLVDSNDLDYYTKPFNPDGVKPGSYKGISQIDPYWITPELGGEAAGNPAAPDFYEPTWWRVNGKRVHRTHLVIFRNDNLPDILKPAYLYGGIPVPQKIAERVYAAERTANEAPMLAMTKRLTVLKCDITQAVANPEAFNARMTLWTELMNNFGVKIIGEADEVQQYDTALADLDAAIMTQYQLVAAAASVPATKLLGTSPKGFNATGEFEESSYHEELESIQQHDLSPLVNRHHLLLIRSHVAPKFKIAAFNTEAVWKPVDALTADEQAEVNLKKAQTDVHLAEAGAVDGTDIRQRLITDPDSGYNGMDPVVPNGPGDREFQAELAAQSSESEVNPDENETAE